One Polynucleobacter sp. SHI8 genomic window, TTCAAGCAGGAAAAGGAATTACTGAGATGATTTTAGGTTCGGAGAATGCCGAATGAGACATATTATTTCTGTACTTCTAGAAAATGAGCCCGGCGCGTTATCACGCGTTGTTGGTTTGTTTTCTGCGCGTGGTTATAACATTGAAAGTTTGACGGTAGCACCGACGGAAGATTCATCTCTCTCACGTATGACGATTGTGACTGCAGGTTCAGATGAAGTGATTGAACAGATTACAAAGCATTTGAATCGTTTGGTTGAAGTTGTTAAAGTCTACGATTTAAGCGAAGGTGCGCATACTGAACGCGAACTCATGTTGATTAAGGTTCGTGCCGTAGGTAAAGAGCGTGAAGAAATGAAGCGAACTACGGATATTTTCCGTGGACGGGTCATTGATGTCACGGATAAGAGTTATACGATTGAATTAACAGGTGATTCTGCAAAGTTAGATGCATTTATTGAATCAATTGATAAATCTGCCATTTTGGAAACTGTCAGAACTGGCGCCTCTGGAATTGGCCGTGGTGAAAGAATTTTACGGGTGTAGTACTTGTAATGAGTTGTTGCAGTACATGATTAAAACAATATTTAAATAGGAATAAAAATGAAAGTTTTTTACGATAAAGATGCGGACTTATCCTTAGTAAAAGGTAAACAAGTAACAATTATTGGTTATGGCTCACAGGGTCATGCTCACTCATTAAATTTGCATGATTCAGGCGTGAAAGTCACTGTTGGCTTACGTAAAAATGGTGCATCATGGAACAAAGCTGTGAATGCTGGTTTACAAGTAAAAGAAGTTGCTGAAGCAGTTAAAGGCGCTGATATTGTGATGATGCTTTTACCTGATGAGCAAATTGCTGAAGTATATAAAAACGAAGTTGCGCCAAATATCAAAGCTGGAGCAGCTTTAGCATTTGCGCACGGATTTAATGTGCATTATGGTCAAGTGATTCCACGTGATGATGTGGATGTCATCATGATTGCACCAAAAGCCCCAGGCCACACTGTAAGAAGTACATACGCACAAGGTGGTGGTGTACCTCATCTCGTAGCTGTTTACCAAGACAAGTCAGGCGCTGCACGTGACATCGCTCTTTCATATGCAACAGCAAACGGTGGTGGTCGTGCCGGCATTATCGAAACTAATTTCCGTGAAGAAACTGAAACTGATTTATTCGGCGAACAAGCAGTTTTATGTGGCGGAGCAGTTGAATTAATTAAAGCTGGTTTTGAGACTTTAGTTGAAGCAGGTTACGCTCCTGAGATGGCTTATTTTGAATGCTTGCATGAACTTAAATTAATCGTTGATTTAATTTATGAAGGCGGTATCGCCAATATGAATTATTCTATCTCTAACAATGCAGAATATGGCGAGTATGTTACTGGCCCAAGAGTTGTTACTGAACAGACTAAACAAGTGATGCGCGATGTTCTCAAAGACATTCAAACTGGTGAATATGCAAAGAGTTTTATTTTAGAAAATCGTGCAGGTGCACCAACATTGATTTCTCGCAGACGGTTAAATGCAGAGCATCAAATTGAGCAAGTCGGTGGTAAGTTACGTTCAATGATGCCTTGGATTGCAAAAAACAAATTAGTTGATCAAAGCAAGAACTAATTAATGTCAGTCTATAAGCACCCCATTATTGCTCGAGAAGGATGGCCATATCTGATTGGATTAGGGATATTGGCTATCATTTTTACGAAATTCATTGGGGTGTATTACGCCCTGCCGATTTGGATTTTATTTATATTTGTTTTGCAGTTTTTTCGCGATCCACCCAGATTGGTTCCTATCGCCGCTAATGCAATTTTGGCTCCAGCTGATGGCAGGATTGTTGCGGTTGAAAAGACCTTTGATCCATATGCAAAAAGAGACGCTTTAAAAATTAGTATTTTTATGAACGTGTTTAACGTTCACTCCAATCGTATTGCAGTGAATGGGCGTATCAAATCAATTGAGTATTTTCCGGGTAAGTTTTTCAATGCAGACTTAGATAAAGCCTCTGTTGAAAACGAAAGAAATGCTGTTGTGATTGATGCAAATGGTCACGATATTACGCTAGTTCAAGTGGCTGGCTTAATTGCGCGACGTATATTGTGTTACGCGCAGGTTGGCGACGCTGTGAAGAAGGGCGAGCGTTATGGCTTTATTCGATTTGGATCAAGAGTAGACGTGTATATGCCCCTAGATGTTGAGCCTTTAGTTTCTGTTGGGGACACCGTATATGCCACCACAACGTTGTTAGCTATTTTGAGTCATTTGGATTCATGAAGCCTAGAGTAAGACCAAAACGTCCTAGAATTTTTAGTCGAACGAAAGTTCATCGACGACGTAATGTGTTTCAAGATGATTTGCTTGAAGATGATCATGAAGAGCTAGTAGAGCGTCCCCGCAATAAAGCCATCTATTTATTACCAAATGCCTTTACAACAGGAGCATTATTCTTCGGATTTTTTGCGATTGTTCAAGCGATGAATCAGCATTGGGAAGTCGCTTCGATGGCGATATTTTGTTCCCTGATTTTAGATGGTATGGATGGACGCGTTGCGCGTATGACACGCACGCAAAGTGCATTTGGTGAACAATATGACTCCCTCGCTGATATGGTTTCCTTTGGTGTTGCACCGGCCTTGGTTGCTTATGAGTGGGCTCTTAAAGGCTTAGGTAAATGGGGTTGGGTTGCTGCGTTTATTTATTGCGCAGGGGCTGCACTTCGTTTAGCGAGATTTAATATCAGTACGGGCGTCATTGATAAACGTTTTTTTCAGGGATTGCCAAGCCCGGCCGCAGCCTCTATTGTGGCGGGATTTGTATGGTTAGCCGAGGATAATCATTTACCAGTGAGTGATGCTGCGATACCCTGGACGATGTTTTGTATAACGGTCTATGCGGGTATAACGATGGTTTCTAATGCTAAGTTTTATAGTGGTAAGGCTTTAGACATTCGCTACAAGGTGTCCTTTGGTGTGATGGTTTTTGTCATATTGGGATTAGTATTAATGTCCACCTATCCACCACTGACTATTTTTTGCTTTTTTCTGGTTTATGCCTTATCAGGATACGTTTTGTGGGTATGGGAGTATTTCAAGACGATTAATCACAATAAAACGAGTCCTAAATAAGAAAAATGACACAAAAGTCATTTCGGTGTATAGTAAATCTATGAATTTCATCTTTCAATCTTTATTATTGTTAAACCTACTAGGACTTGATCTAAACATCGGGGCCGGTATAAGGGCGCATCAATAAAACACTAGATTGAAGCTCACCATACCAGCCCCAGCAAATTTGCTGGGGTTTTTTATTTTAGGAAATGAAGTTTTAGGAGAACGAGAATGAATCAAGTAGCGCAAGAAAAAGTCATTATTTTTGATACCACTTTAAGAGATGGTGAGCAATCCCCAGGTGCGTCGATGACTAAAGATGAAAAGGTCAGAATTGCCCGTCAACTCGAGCGTTTGAAGGTTGATGTCATTGAAGCTGGATTTGCAGCAAGTTCACCTGGTGATTTTGAAGCCATCAAGGCAGTAGCAGCAGCCGTCAAAGACTCCACCATTTGTTCTTTAGCAAGAGCCAATGATAAAGATATTTCGAGAGCAGCTGAGGCGATAGCTGCGGCCAATTCAAAAAGGATTCATGTGTTTCTTGCCACGAGTGAGTTGCACATGAAGATAAAACTCAGAATGACTAGGGAGCAAGTCCTGGAGCAGGCGATACAGTCGATAAGGTTCGCTCGCAATTTTACGGATGATATTGAATTTTCTCCAGAAGATGGCTACCGATCTGATCCAGAGTTTTTATATCAAGTTCTTGAAGCTGTCATTAAAGAGGGTGCAACAACGATCAATGTGCCTGATACCGTTGGTTACGCCATACCCGAATTATATGGTGAGTTCATCTTGGATTTGCGTAACAAAATACCAAATTCTGACAAAGCCATTTGGTCAGTTCATTGTCATAATGATTTAGGGTTAGCAGTTGCAAACTCTTTAGCGGGAGTTCATATTGGCGGAGCAAGACAAGTAGAGTGCACAATTAATGGACTGGGTGAGCGAGCTGGTAATACAGCACTTGAAGAAATTGTGATGGCAATCAAAACACGTAAAGACTATTTTAATTTAAGCGTTGATACCGATATTTCTCAAATTGTTGCAAGCTCAAAAATGGTTTCTCAAATCACTGGTTTTGTTGTTCAGCCGAATAAAGCCGTAGTTGGTGCGAACGCCTTTGCCCACGCTTCGGGGATTCATCAAGACGGAGTTTTAAAAGCAAGAAACACCTATGAGATTATGCGTGCTGAAGATGTTGGGTGGAGTGCGAACAAGATTGTTCTTGGTAAGTTGTCGGGTAGAAATGCTTTCAAACAACGCTTACAAGAGTTAGGTGTTAGCCTTGATTCAGAAGTAGAAATTAATGAGGCATTTGGTCGCTTCAAAGCATTGGCTGATCAAAAGTCAGAAATTTTTGACGAAGATATTTTGGCGATTGTTTCGAATGCTGAGGTGAAAGACGGCTCTGATCATTATCGATTTGTTTCCTTGTCCCAACGTTCGGAAACGGGTGAGAAGCCTGAGTCGAAGATTGTGATGGAGGTCGGCGGTCTAGAAAGGGAGGCAAGCGCTAATGGCAATGGTCCAGTGGATGCCACCTTTAATGCGATCGAAAAAGAGGCAAATAGTGGCTCAGAGTTATTGCTATATTCAGTCAATGCAATTACGACCGGTACGCAATCTCAGGGTGAGGTGACTGTCCGGTTAGCGAAAGGTGGAAGGATTGTGAATGGTGTGGGAACAGACCCAGATATTATTGCAGCCTCTGCTAAAGCTTATCTTGGTGCTCTGAATCGCTTACACGATCCATCACTAGAAAAACTCAATGCTCAGATGGCGCCATAATTAGGAATTCGATTATCTTTAAGATGAACTTCACTACAGGTTGCTGGTCATGCAACCTGTTTCGGTGTGGTTGCTTGTTAAATAGATGATTCTCTTACATATTTAGTTTTTTAGGTTGGAGTATAAAAGAGTCTTAGGAAGATAAATCTTTTAATAAATGTAGAATTTTGCTACAATGGGAAGCTATCCTATTGAATAAGGATAGTTTTTTAATCACGGCACTTTAAAAGGTTTACAACACATGGTGTGTTTAGACTTTGGTGTTCGCAAGTAAGGAGTAAGAAATGGCTGTTAATACAGAAGCAAAAGCAGGTATTGTAAAAGAGCACGCCCGTGCAGAAAATGATACAGGTAGTCCTGAAGTGCAAGTTGCGCTTTTAACTGCTCGTATTAATGATTTAACCCCTCACTTCAAGGCAAATTTAAAAGACCATCACAGTCGTCGTGGCTTATTAAAGATGGTATCTCGCCGTCGTCGTCTTTTAGATTACCTCAAAGGTAAAGATTTAAATCGTTATAAAGTGTTAATTGAAAAATTAGGTTTACGTAAGTAAATCAGATATGCCCGCTTTCATATGCGGGCATTATTGTTTTATCAGTAGTAATAGAGTTTGGGTTTAAAGAGAAATATTTGGGTATGTGTCATTCCATTGTTGTTTTTTTAATGGATAGAACACCAATGGAATGGCATGCCCTTTCTTGTTCATTTCATCAATAAATCTCACGCTCTAATGTTCGAGGGAATTAAATCACCGTCGATAAGTGACGCAATGATGTTTTGCGTCTATTGTTCATGAATTGGAGAAAAAGATGAGTATGTTTAATAAAGTAACAAAAACGTTTCAATGGGGTAAGCACACTGTAACTATGGAGACTGGCGAAATTGCACGTCAATCTGGTGGTGCTGTATTAGTAAATGTGGATGATACCGTTGTATTAGCTACTGTAGTAGCTGCCAAGAATGCTAAACCTGGCCAGGATTTTTTCCCATTAACAGTTGATTATGTTGAAAAAACGTATGCGGCAGGTAAGATTCCAGGCGGTTTTTTCCGTCGTGAAGGACGTCCATCTGAAGGCGAAACATTAACTTCCCGTTTGATTGACCGTCCGATCCGCCCATTATTCCCTGAAGATTTTTATAACGAAGTGCAGATTGTGATTCATGTAATGTCGATCAATCCTGAAGTGCCAGCAGATATTCCATCATTGATTGGTGCATCTGCAGCTCTTGCGATTTCTGGTATTCCATTCCATGGCCCCTTAGGCGCTGCCAGAGTTGGTTACAAAGATGGTGAGTACATGCTCAATCCAACTCGTTCAGAGCAATTAGAAAGTCAGTTAGATTTAATTGTTGCTGGTACACAAAATGCAGTGTTAATGGTTGAATCAGAGGCTCACGAGTTGTCAGAAGAAATCATGTTAGGCGGAGTTGTATACGGACATGATCAAGCAAAAATAGCCATTGATGCGATTCAAGATTTAGTACGCGAAGCTGGTAAACCAGAATGGGATTGGAAGCCTGCACCGAAGAATGAAGAACTCATTTCTAAGGTAACAGCCTTAGCTGAAGAAGGTCTTCGTGCTGCTTATCAAATTCGTCAAAAACAAGCACGTTCAACAGAGCTCAAACAAGTAACTTCTAAAGTTCTTGAGCAGTTATCTGCCGAAGGTGACGTTGATGATGTTGCTGTTGGAAATATTTTGTTTGGTTTAGAGTCCAAGATTGTTCGTAGCCAAGTTCTCAGTGGAGAGCCACGTATTGACGGTCGTGATACAAGAACAGTTCGTCCGATTGAAATCAGAACAGGTGTATTGCCACGCACGCATGGCTCCGCATTATTTACACGCGGTGAAACTCAAGCCTTAGTAGTAGCAACATTAGGGACCGCAAGAGATGAACAAATTATCGACGCCTTAGAAGGTGAGTATCGTGATCGTTTCATGTTCCACTACAACATGCCTCCATTTGCCACAGGTGAAACTGGTCGCGTAGGAAGTCCTAAGCGTCGTGAAATTGGTCACGGTCGTTTGGCAAAACGTGCCTTAATTCCTGTATTGCCAAAGTCTGAAGATTTTGCATACAGTATTCGTTTGGTATCAGAAATTACTGAATCAAATGGTTCATCTTCCATGGCTTCCGTTTGCGGTGGATGCTTAGCCTTGATGGATGCCGGAGTTCCAGTAAAAGCGCATGTCGCCGGAGTTGCAATGGGCCTGATTTTAGATGGTAACCGTTTCGCAGTGTTAACAGATATTCTTGGTGATGAAGATCACTTAGGTGATATGGACTTTAAAGTGGCTGGTACTGCAAATGGCGTAACTGCGTTGCAGATGGATATTAAAGTACAAGGTATTACGAAAGAAATTATGCAAGTTGCTTTAGCGCAAGCTAAAGAAGGTCGTTTGCATATTCTGTCAAAAATGCAAGAGTCAATGTCTACAGTTCGTACTGAGTTGTCAGAGCATGCTCCAAGAATGGTTACGATTAAGATCCATCCAGACAAGATTCGTGAAGTGATTGGTAAGGGTGGAGCGACGATTCAGGCATTAACGAAAGAAACTGGTTGCAGTATTGATATTCAAGATGACGGTACAGTAACGATTGCTTCAACAAGTGCTTCAGGCATGGAAGAGGCAAAGCGTCAAATTGAAGGAATAACTGCTGAAGCCGAAGTGGGCAAAATCTATGAAGGCCCAGTGGTCAAGATTTTAGAGTTTGGTGCATTAGTTAATATTCTTCCAGGCAAAGATGGTTTATTACATATCTCTGAAATCGCTCATGAGCGCGTTAAGGAAGTAAAAGACTTCTTGCAAGAAGGACAAATCGTTAAAGTGAAGTTGTTAGCTGCTGACGAGCGTGGTCGTTTGAAGTTGTCTATGAAAGCATTGTCACCTGAAGAAGGTGGTCCATTGCCTCCAGTAGCACAACAACCAGCGATTGTTGCTGAAGAGGCTGCTCCTGTAGTTCAAGAGCAACCACCTGCAGAACAGTAATTCATTTTGTAGTTGAAATGCGCCCCATACTCATTATTGCGAATTGGAAGTTAAATGGTAATTGGTCATTTAATGAAGAGTATGCGAGCGCATTTTCAAATGGTTTAAAAGAGGTTGATGTAACAGGGCGTCAGATCGTGATTTGTCCACCCAGTATTTATTTACAGCAATTGAATGGTTTGATTCTTGATCAAGAAATTTACTTTGGTGGGCAGGATCTTTCTGATGAAATTTCTGGCGCATTTACTGGAGAAATTTCAGGGGTCATGCTCAAAGAGTTTGGTTGTCGATATGTTTTAGTTGGACATTCTGAACGCAGAGTGCGTCATCAAGAATCCAATGAAGTGGTTGTGAAAAAAGCGCTCAATGCCATTGCTGCAGGTTTGATACCTGTAGTTTGTGTTGGTGAGACTTTAGAACAGCGTCAAGCCTTGCAAATGCAAGAAGTGTTGTCGAAGCAAGTAGATTCTATTTTGCAGGGTTTGGGTGAGCAGGCAGAGCAGATCGTATTGGCTTATGAGCCCATTTGGGCAATTGGCACTGGTCAAACAGCTAGTGCTGAGCAAGCTCAAGAAGTGCATGGATGGTTAAGAGAAACAATTGGCAAAACAAGCCATAGTATTGCGGAAAATTTACCAATTATTTACGGCGGAAGTGTGAAGTCTGATAATGCTAAACAGTTATTAGAGATGTCTGATATTGATGGTTTACTCGTTGGCGGGGCTTCATTAGTAGTCTCAGAATTTTTAGCAATTTGCCAAGCTGGCAAAGTTATATAACGTAGGAAAGGTAGAAAAATATGGAATGGTTAAAAACGTTACTCATGGTGGTGCAAATTATCTCCGCTATTGGCGTGATTGGGCTCGTATTAGTCCAACAAGGTAAAGGGGCTGATATGGGGGCCGCTTTTGGATCTGGAGCCTCAGGCAGTATCTTTGGCGCAACAGGCTCTTCCAACTTCTTATCCAGAACAACGGGCATTTTAGCTGCGGTGTTTTTCTTGTCGACGCTTTCGATTAGTTATGTTGGCACTAAACATGAAACTGATGCTGGTGTTTTATCAAAGCCTAGTGCGATTACTGTTCCTGATCAACCTGGAGCTGATCCAGCAAAACCTGCAGCAAAAGAAGTTGACTCCACTCAAGGGTCTTCTGTACCAAAATAAATAGATAATTATGAAATAATTTTGCCCTTCCTCATCAAAAGGGATAAAATAACACCTTGTTTTACAGATGCCGTCGTGGTGGAATTGGTAGACACGCTATCTTGAGGGGGTAGTGGCCTAAGGCTGTGCGAGTTCGAGTCTCGCCGACGGCACCAAGTTTTATTTCTGTCATCAAATATGTTCTACAATCTTATATGTGAATGTGTAATTTTTTTGACATAAATAAATTGTGGAACAAAATTGAACCTTGGTAATTATCTCCCAGTCTTTTTATTTATCTTAGTTGGCATAGGCGTTGGCCTTGTACCAATGGCTTTGGGCAAATTGCTTGGCCCTTCTAATCCTGACCCTGAAAAAATTTCCCCGTATGAATGTGGTTTCGATGCATTTGAAGATGCACGCATGAAATTTGACGTTCGATACTATCTGGTTGCTATCTTGTTTATTTTGTTTGATCTCGAAACGGCCTTTTTGTTTCCATGGGGTGTTGCGCTTAAAGAGATTGGTTGGGCTGGATACATGTCAATGATTGTGTTTCTTTTGGAATTTGTTGTTGGATTTGTTTATATTTGGAAAAAAGGTGCTCTTGACTGGGAATAGTTAAGAGTAATAAAAATACAATGGCGCTAGAAGGTTTATTAAAAGAAGGCTTTGTCACGATGTCAGCCGATAAGCTGATTAATTGGACAAGGACTGGTTCATTATGGCCAATGACATTTGGGCTCGCTTGTTGCGCAGTCGAGATGATGCATGCCGGAGCCGCAAGGTATGACTTAGACCGATTTGGTGTAGTTTTTAGACCATCTCCAAGGCAGTCTGACCTCATGATTGTTGCGGGAACTTTGTGCAATAAAATGGCCCCAGCCCTGCGTAAAGTCTATGACCAAATGCCCGAGCCTCGCTGGGTATTGTCAATGGGCTCTTGCGCTAACGGAGGTGGCTATTACCACTATTCGTATTCCGTTGTGAGAGGTTGTGATCGTATCGTTCCAGTTGATGTGTATGTTCCCGGGTGTCCTCCTACAGCAGAGGCACTTATGTACGGCATTATTCAGTTGCAGGCAAAAATTCGTCGCACGTCAACCATTGCAAGAAAAGAGTAATTGCTGATGATGAACGAACGACTAATCCATTTGCAGCAGATATTAGAAAAAGCTTTTGGCAGTACAGGTAAGATTGAAGCTCGTATAAACGAGTTAACTCTCACAGTTCCTGCTGACCAATATCTAACAGTAGCTGAAAAATTACGTAGTGATTCCACTTTTGCTTTTGAGCAATTAATTGATTTATGTGGAGTTGATTATCAGTCCTATGGAGATTCGGTTAGAACTGATCTTCGTTTTGGCGTGGTTTCGCACCTCCTGTCAGTTAGTAATAATTGGCGTTTACGTTTGATTGTTTTGGTTCCTAATGATGATTTTCCAGTTATACCAAGCTTGACTGGCGTTTGGAGCTCCGCGAACTGGTATGAGCGTGAGGCTTTTGATCTTTTTGGAATTATTTTCGAAGGTCATGATGATCTTCGAAGACTTTTGACTGATTATGGTTTTATTGGCCACCCATTTAGAAAAGATTTCCCCGTCTCAGGTCAGGTTGAAATGCGTTATGACCCAGAGCAAAAACGTGTCATATATCAACCAATAACGATAGAGCCTCGCGAAGTCACGCCACGAGTGATACGTGAAGAAAGTTACGGCGCTTAAAATGGCAGAAATTAAAAATTACACCCTAAATTTTGGACCACAGCATCCTGCCGCACACGGTGTGTTGCGATTGGTTTTGGAGTTAGATGGCGAAGTGATTCAGCGCGCGGATCCACATATTGGATTATTGCACCGTGCTACTGAAAAATTAGCAGAGACAAGAACTTGGATTCAGAATGTGCCTTACATGGATCGTCTCGATTATGTTTCGATGATGGCCAATGAGCATGCTTATGTCATGGCGATTGAAAAATTATTGCAAATTGATGTTCCAGAGCGCGCACAATATATTCGTGTCATGTTTGACGAAATCACGCGACTCCTCAATCACTTGTTATGGATTGGATGTCACGGCTTAGACGTTGGCGCAATGGCAATTTTCCTTTACGCGTTTAGAGAGCGTGAAGATTTATTTGATATGTATGAGGCAGTATCTGGAGCGCGTATGCACGCGGCATACTACCGACCAGGCGGGGTCTATCGTGATTTGCCTGATCAAATGCCACAGTACACAGCGAATAAGATTCGTGGTGAAAAAGCAATTAAAAAGATTAATGAAAATCGAACAGGTTCCTTACTCGATTTTATTGAAGATTTTACGAACCGTTTTCCTGGTTATGTGGACGAATATGAAACATTGCTTACCGATAACAGGATTTGGAAACAGCGCTTGGTTGGAATTGGCGTCGTCACTCCAGAGCGTGCATTGCAATTAGGCTTTACTGGCGCAATGTTACGTGGTTCCGGAATTGAATGGGATTTACGTAAGAAGCAACCTTATGAAGTCTATGACAAGCTTAAATTTGATATTCCAGTTGGTGTGAATGGTGATAGTTATGATCGCTATTTAGTTCGCGTGGAAGAAATGCGTCAATCGAATAACATCATTAAACAATGTATTACCTGGTTAAGAGCGAATCCTGGGCCCGTCATTAGTGATAACCATAAAGTAGCTGTACCTAATCGTGTGGATATGAAATCCAATATGGAAGAGTTGATCCATCACTTTAAGTTATTTACTGAGGGTATTCATGTGCCGCCGGGTCAAGCTTATGCTGCGGTAGAGCATCCTAAAGGTGAGTTTGGTATTTATGCAATCTCTGATGGAGCTAATAAGCCTTATCGTTTAAAAATTCGCGCCCCAGGTTTCCCTCATTTAGCGGCTTTAGATGAAATGGCAAGAGGTCACATGATTGCAGATGCTGTGACCATTATTGGCACCCAAGATATTGTGTTTGGCGAAATAGATCGTTAGGAAAATAGAGATGCTGTCGGAAAATTCTTTAAAGGAAATTGCTCGAAATGTAGCAAAGTATCCAGCTGAGCAAAAGCAATCAGCTGTTATGGCTGCATTAGCAGTAGCTCAGGATGAGTATGGATGGTTAACAGCTGATGCGATTGCTGAGGTAGCTACGATATTAGACATGCCTGCTATCTGGGTTCAAGAAGTTGCTACTTTTTATAATATGTATAACACCGTAGAAACTGGCAAATTTAAATTATCCGTTTGTACCAACCTCCCATGTGAGTTGTCTGGTGGCAAACGCGCTGCAGAATATTTGAAGCAAAAGCTGGGTATTGGATTTGGTGAAACCACCACATGCGGTACATTTACCCTTGTAGAGGGAGAGTGTATGGGGGCTTGTGGAGACGCACCTGTGGCGCTAGTGAACAATAAAAGAATGTGTAGTTGGATGACAAACGACAAAATTGATGCGCTGTTGGATGAGTTGTCTGCTGATCAGAAAGTGACGGGATAAATAATGACTTCACTCCATGATTTACATATTAAGCCTTTAATTTTGGCTAATCTGAATGGTGCGAATTGGCATTTACAAGATTATGTAGCTAGAGGTGGATATTCTTCCTTACGTAAAATTTTGGAAGAAAAAATTACTCAAGATCAAGTCATCGCAACCGTCAAAGCATCAGGACTCAGAGGTCGAGGCGGTGCAGGATTTCCAACAGGACTGAAGTGGAGTTTTATGCCACGTCAATTGCCTGGAGATAAATATTTAGTTTGTAACTCAGATGAAGGTGAGCCGGGTACTTTTAAAGATCGTGACATCCTTCGCTACAATCCCCATGCCCTAATTGAAGGTATGGCTATTGCAGCATATGCAATGGGTATCCCAGTTGGGTATAACTATATCCATGGTGAGATCTGGAATGAATACGCTATCTTTGAAAATGCTCTAGATGAAGCTAGAGCTGCAGGATTCTTAGGTGACAAGATCATGGGTTCCGAATTCTCCTTTCAATTACATGCGCATCATGGATATGGCGCATATATTTGTGGCGAAGAAACAGCCTTACTGGAATCATTAGAAGGTAAAAAAGGTCAACCACGCTTTAAACCACCATTTCCGGCGAGTTTTGGGTTGTATGGCAAACCAACAACCATTAATAATACGGAAACCTTTGCCGCTGTGCCGTTCATCTTTGCAATCGGGGCTGATCAATACGCGCAGTTAGGTAAACCAAATAATGGTGGTACTAAGATTTTTTCAGTCTCAGGCGACGTCACTCGCCCAGGTAATTATGAAGTTCCACTAGGTACGTCATTTGCAAAGCTTTTAGAACTTGCTGGCGGCATGCGAGATGGTAAAAAAATTAAAGCGGTAATTCCGGGCGGTTCTTCAGCTCCCGTGATTCCTGGAGAGATGATGTTAGCGACGGATATGGACTATGACAGCATTGCAAAAGCTGGCTCCATGTTAGGTTCTGGAGCGGTGATAGTGATGGATGAGACCCGTTGTATGGTCAAGTCCTTATTAAGACTCTCTTATTTTTATCATGAAGAGTCTTGTGGGCAATGTACTCCATGTCGAGAAGGTACTGGATGGTTGTGGCGTATGGTCAATCGTATTGAGCATGGTCAAGGCCGTCCTGAGGATTTAGATTT contains:
- the ilvN gene encoding acetolactate synthase small subunit, with product MRHIISVLLENEPGALSRVVGLFSARGYNIESLTVAPTEDSSLSRMTIVTAGSDEVIEQITKHLNRLVEVVKVYDLSEGAHTERELMLIKVRAVGKEREEMKRTTDIFRGRVIDVTDKSYTIELTGDSAKLDAFIESIDKSAILETVRTGASGIGRGERILRV
- the ilvC gene encoding ketol-acid reductoisomerase, translating into MKVFYDKDADLSLVKGKQVTIIGYGSQGHAHSLNLHDSGVKVTVGLRKNGASWNKAVNAGLQVKEVAEAVKGADIVMMLLPDEQIAEVYKNEVAPNIKAGAALAFAHGFNVHYGQVIPRDDVDVIMIAPKAPGHTVRSTYAQGGGVPHLVAVYQDKSGAARDIALSYATANGGGRAGIIETNFREETETDLFGEQAVLCGGAVELIKAGFETLVEAGYAPEMAYFECLHELKLIVDLIYEGGIANMNYSISNNAEYGEYVTGPRVVTEQTKQVMRDVLKDIQTGEYAKSFILENRAGAPTLISRRRLNAEHQIEQVGGKLRSMMPWIAKNKLVDQSKN
- a CDS encoding phosphatidylserine decarboxylase; translated protein: MSVYKHPIIAREGWPYLIGLGILAIIFTKFIGVYYALPIWILFIFVLQFFRDPPRLVPIAANAILAPADGRIVAVEKTFDPYAKRDALKISIFMNVFNVHSNRIAVNGRIKSIEYFPGKFFNADLDKASVENERNAVVIDANGHDITLVQVAGLIARRILCYAQVGDAVKKGERYGFIRFGSRVDVYMPLDVEPLVSVGDTVYATTTLLAILSHLDS
- the pssA gene encoding CDP-diacylglycerol--serine O-phosphatidyltransferase, giving the protein MKPRVRPKRPRIFSRTKVHRRRNVFQDDLLEDDHEELVERPRNKAIYLLPNAFTTGALFFGFFAIVQAMNQHWEVASMAIFCSLILDGMDGRVARMTRTQSAFGEQYDSLADMVSFGVAPALVAYEWALKGLGKWGWVAAFIYCAGAALRLARFNISTGVIDKRFFQGLPSPAAASIVAGFVWLAEDNHLPVSDAAIPWTMFCITVYAGITMVSNAKFYSGKALDIRYKVSFGVMVFVILGLVLMSTYPPLTIFCFFLVYALSGYVLWVWEYFKTINHNKTSPK
- a CDS encoding 2-isopropylmalate synthase → MNQVAQEKVIIFDTTLRDGEQSPGASMTKDEKVRIARQLERLKVDVIEAGFAASSPGDFEAIKAVAAAVKDSTICSLARANDKDISRAAEAIAAANSKRIHVFLATSELHMKIKLRMTREQVLEQAIQSIRFARNFTDDIEFSPEDGYRSDPEFLYQVLEAVIKEGATTINVPDTVGYAIPELYGEFILDLRNKIPNSDKAIWSVHCHNDLGLAVANSLAGVHIGGARQVECTINGLGERAGNTALEEIVMAIKTRKDYFNLSVDTDISQIVASSKMVSQITGFVVQPNKAVVGANAFAHASGIHQDGVLKARNTYEIMRAEDVGWSANKIVLGKLSGRNAFKQRLQELGVSLDSEVEINEAFGRFKALADQKSEIFDEDILAIVSNAEVKDGSDHYRFVSLSQRSETGEKPESKIVMEVGGLEREASANGNGPVDATFNAIEKEANSGSELLLYSVNAITTGTQSQGEVTVRLAKGGRIVNGVGTDPDIIAASAKAYLGALNRLHDPSLEKLNAQMAP
- the rpsO gene encoding 30S ribosomal protein S15 yields the protein MAVNTEAKAGIVKEHARAENDTGSPEVQVALLTARINDLTPHFKANLKDHHSRRGLLKMVSRRRRLLDYLKGKDLNRYKVLIEKLGLRK